From Marivirga harenae, one genomic window encodes:
- a CDS encoding TolC family protein has protein sequence MFPWFGTLKAQKNVVALEAEARFQSFLDTRNKLYWEVAAKYYPIYELQKLKQIEHENIEILKSYKSLAEGKFSSSNASMVDVLRVDIMIDDAKTNLEILKQKEKSLATALQNVLNAEVVIKIPDTLNAIDFQPSMVKDSLFDQHPLMQSLEYKLQSAKANEKLASKQGLPKVGLGLDYVIVGERQDMGLADNGKDVFMPMVSVSLPIFRKKYNAQKKEAQLLQESYSLLKQNVKNQLDTEYESTVFEIEEQLELLNLYERQIKKTESTLEIIWKTYANSGADFEEVLRIQQQFLKYRRLKANAESEFNISMQKYEYLISNSTN, from the coding sequence ATGTTTCCCTGGTTTGGAACTCTTAAAGCGCAGAAAAATGTGGTGGCTTTAGAAGCTGAAGCCAGATTTCAATCTTTTTTGGATACAAGGAATAAGTTGTATTGGGAGGTAGCTGCTAAATACTATCCGATTTACGAATTACAAAAGCTAAAGCAAATCGAGCATGAGAACATTGAGATTTTGAAATCTTATAAATCACTAGCCGAGGGGAAATTTAGCAGTTCAAATGCCAGTATGGTAGATGTTCTAAGAGTGGATATCATGATAGATGATGCCAAAACTAATCTTGAAATCTTAAAACAAAAAGAGAAGTCTTTGGCAACAGCCCTTCAAAATGTGCTTAATGCTGAGGTTGTGATTAAAATTCCAGATACTTTGAATGCAATAGATTTTCAGCCTTCAATGGTAAAAGATTCGCTTTTTGATCAGCATCCACTGATGCAGTCTTTAGAATATAAGTTACAATCTGCCAAGGCCAATGAGAAGTTAGCATCAAAGCAAGGCTTGCCAAAAGTTGGTCTTGGGTTGGATTATGTGATAGTAGGGGAAAGGCAAGACATGGGTTTGGCTGATAATGGTAAAGATGTATTCATGCCTATGGTTAGTGTGAGTTTACCAATTTTTAGAAAGAAATATAATGCCCAAAAGAAAGAAGCACAACTCCTGCAGGAGAGCTATTCCTTACTAAAGCAAAACGTCAAAAATCAGTTGGATACGGAATATGAATCTACTGTTTTTGAAATAGAGGAACAGCTGGAACTCTTGAACTTATATGAAAGGCAAATCAAAAAGACAGAAAGCACATTGGAAATTATTTGGAAGACCTATGCCAATTCAGGGGCTGATTTTGAGGAGGTTTTACGAATTCAGCAACAGTTTTTAAAATACCGAAGGTTGAAAGCAAATGCTGAATCTGAATTCAACATAAGCATGCAGAAATATGAATACCTAATTTCAAATTCAACTAATTAA
- a CDS encoding efflux RND transporter periplasmic adaptor subunit, whose translation MKNTKTIILVILISVVAGGILGYFISTSSHQHINTSDNQQIEESVPEVWTCSMHPSVRQNEPGDCPICGMDLIPLDESNSDVLSPDAVSMSATAMQLAQVSTAKVQRKSIEKDIRVTGKIQANEKQNYSLSAHFPGRIENLRLNYTGEYVRKGQVIATLYSPDLLTAQEELLQAYNDREMQPSLFEAAIEKLKNWKLNDAQIEKIIDLGRPREQFEIMADFSGYVTEKKVKEGDYVQKGQSLFQLNNFSKVWVVFDVYEQDIPFVELGSKVDFKIASFPNEEFSGKIDFINPTLSAQSRVAEARADIQNTDGKLKPEMLVSGQINYENQARSVVVIPKSAVMWTGKKSVVYVQEHTEKGISFVMRGIDLGLPLNDEYVIESGLAEGEEIAVQGAFSIDAAAQLAGKPSMMSAERQDDFAVEISDEAQAELRRLYPSYFQLKEALTKDDFQSALARAKELKSVYQKIDMQAFQDDVHDKWMGYHAKMEKVLEHIHHHDDIESLRKNFIALSDWMIEMTETFSPTREKLYLQHCPMADNDQGADWLSMEEEIVNPYFGSSMLTCGEVEKVIN comes from the coding sequence ATGAAAAACACTAAAACAATTATATTAGTCATCCTAATCAGTGTTGTTGCTGGAGGTATACTTGGCTACTTCATCAGCACATCAAGTCATCAGCACATCAATACATCGGATAATCAGCAGATCGAAGAATCGGTTCCTGAAGTCTGGACTTGCTCAATGCACCCCTCGGTCAGACAAAACGAACCAGGAGACTGTCCAATTTGTGGGATGGACCTTATTCCTTTAGATGAATCTAACAGTGATGTACTGAGCCCAGATGCTGTGAGTATGTCAGCTACTGCTATGCAATTGGCGCAGGTGAGCACCGCTAAGGTCCAGCGCAAATCAATTGAAAAGGATATTCGAGTGACAGGAAAAATCCAGGCGAATGAAAAGCAAAATTATTCGCTTTCCGCACATTTTCCGGGCAGAATAGAAAATTTGAGATTGAATTACACAGGTGAATATGTCAGAAAAGGGCAAGTTATTGCTACCCTATATTCTCCGGATCTATTGACGGCTCAAGAGGAATTGCTTCAAGCCTATAATGATAGGGAAATGCAGCCAAGCTTATTTGAAGCTGCCATAGAGAAACTGAAAAATTGGAAGTTAAATGATGCGCAGATTGAGAAGATTATTGATTTAGGTAGGCCCAGAGAGCAATTTGAAATTATGGCTGATTTTTCAGGTTATGTAACTGAAAAGAAAGTGAAGGAAGGGGACTATGTGCAGAAGGGGCAATCACTTTTTCAGTTGAATAATTTCTCCAAAGTTTGGGTAGTCTTTGATGTATATGAGCAAGATATCCCTTTTGTTGAACTTGGAAGCAAAGTGGATTTCAAAATTGCTTCTTTTCCCAATGAAGAATTTTCGGGAAAGATCGACTTTATTAATCCAACATTGAGTGCTCAAAGTAGAGTAGCGGAGGCAAGAGCTGATATTCAAAATACTGATGGAAAATTGAAACCTGAGATGCTCGTTTCAGGCCAAATAAATTATGAGAATCAAGCTAGATCTGTTGTGGTTATACCTAAGTCGGCAGTAATGTGGACTGGCAAAAAATCTGTGGTTTATGTGCAAGAGCACACGGAAAAGGGAATAAGCTTTGTAATGAGGGGAATCGACTTAGGATTGCCTTTGAATGATGAATATGTAATTGAAAGTGGATTAGCAGAAGGAGAAGAGATCGCTGTTCAGGGAGCGTTTAGTATTGATGCAGCTGCTCAACTTGCAGGTAAGCCAAGTATGATGAGTGCTGAAAGGCAGGATGATTTTGCTGTTGAGATCTCAGATGAGGCACAAGCCGAATTACGAAGACTATACCCTTCCTATTTTCAATTAAAAGAAGCGTTGACTAAAGATGATTTTCAGTCTGCTTTAGCTCGAGCTAAGGAATTGAAATCAGTTTATCAAAAAATTGATATGCAGGCATTTCAGGATGATGTTCATGACAAATGGATGGGCTATCATGCTAAGATGGAAAAAGTGCTGGAGCATATTCATCATCATGATGATATTGAAAGCTTACGGAAGAATTTTATTGCACTTTCCGACTGGATGATTGAAATGACGGAGACCTTTAGTCCCACTAGGGAGAAGCTATATTTACAACATTGCCCCATGGCTGACAATGACCAGGGCGCAGATTGGCTTAGTATGGAAGAAGAGATTGTGAATCCTTATTTCGGATCTAGCATGCTAACATGTGGTGAGGTTGAAAAGGTGATAAATTAA
- a CDS encoding permease, which yields MNDFLIKWGEAANTSIGFFWMALWAFILGYALSSMIQVFVTEERMQKTMGGSGAKSVFLGTFFGFISSSCSFSALASAKSLFKKGASFISSLAFMLSSTNLVIELGIVISIFLGWQFVVGEYVGGVILILFSWLLVRLINPSKLIKKAKDNLGSAEEGDVEKVSFKDKIKSQKEWAKVGKQYFMEWKMVWKDVTIGFTIAGIVAAFVPDSFFETLFINTGNGEESFSFFTLLEHVVIGPVAAFLTFIGSMGNIPLAALLFGKGVSFAGVMAFIFSDLVVFPVLRINAKYYGWRMSFFILFLLFASLIVASLGLHYGFDLLNMLPDPASISIMEQSFFKVDYTLFMNVAFFIISGVLIYFGFVKGKDIMHHKEMAPKSPLLEKTLKYMSFVAYLWLLIGVGIQYLYIS from the coding sequence ATGAATGATTTTTTAATAAAGTGGGGTGAAGCTGCTAACACCTCAATTGGCTTTTTTTGGATGGCACTGTGGGCATTTATTCTAGGATATGCCTTGAGTAGTATGATCCAGGTATTTGTGACCGAAGAGAGAATGCAGAAAACGATGGGAGGAAGCGGAGCTAAATCGGTTTTTCTGGGAACCTTTTTTGGGTTTATTAGTAGTTCCTGCAGTTTTTCAGCTTTGGCATCTGCTAAATCTCTTTTTAAGAAGGGAGCCAGTTTTATATCATCTTTAGCTTTCATGTTGTCTTCTACCAATTTGGTGATAGAACTGGGTATTGTCATCTCTATTTTTCTGGGTTGGCAATTTGTAGTGGGAGAGTATGTAGGAGGTGTAATTTTAATATTATTTAGTTGGCTATTAGTCCGGCTTATTAACCCTTCTAAATTAATTAAGAAGGCTAAAGATAATTTAGGTTCTGCAGAGGAAGGGGATGTTGAAAAAGTAAGCTTTAAAGACAAGATTAAATCACAGAAAGAGTGGGCGAAAGTTGGGAAGCAATATTTCATGGAATGGAAAATGGTATGGAAAGATGTTACCATCGGCTTTACCATTGCAGGAATAGTGGCAGCTTTTGTGCCCGACAGCTTTTTTGAAACTTTATTTATTAATACCGGAAATGGCGAAGAATCATTTTCCTTTTTTACACTTCTAGAGCACGTTGTGATTGGCCCTGTAGCAGCATTTTTAACTTTTATTGGATCTATGGGGAATATTCCTTTAGCCGCATTGTTGTTTGGTAAGGGAGTGAGTTTTGCAGGAGTAATGGCTTTTATCTTTAGTGATTTGGTAGTCTTTCCAGTTTTAAGAATTAATGCTAAATACTACGGATGGCGGATGAGTTTTTTTATACTCTTCCTTTTATTTGCTTCATTAATAGTTGCTTCTTTAGGTCTTCACTATGGATTTGACCTTTTAAATATGTTGCCTGATCCTGCCTCAATTTCTATAATGGAGCAATCATTTTTTAAAGTGGATTATACACTTTTTATGAATGTTGCATTCTTCATCATTTCAGGTGTTTTAATCTACTTCGGTTTTGTGAAGGGTAAAGATATTATGCATCACAAAGAAATGGCCCCTAAGAGTCCGCTATTAGAAAAGACTTTGAAATACATGTCTTTTGTAGCCTACCTTTGGTTGCTTATAGGTGTTGGTATTCAGTATTTATATATTAGTTAG
- a CDS encoding DUF3347 domain-containing protein, with translation MKKGIVSLLALAVLTFACSQEKKSEEKVAEETPQEEKVMQASTSEVSSEQLKSILSSYFNVKDALVNTDAKEAKSALAKLLESVGSEFEQIKSLTKEMHDQEDVEEIRSGFDDLSQEVYALVKDNAESKDQKVYKQFCPMAFNNEGAFWLSDKEEIRNPYFGDKMLKCGKVQEEL, from the coding sequence ATGAAAAAAGGAATAGTAAGTTTATTGGCACTAGCTGTGCTAACATTTGCATGCAGCCAAGAAAAAAAGTCAGAAGAAAAAGTAGCTGAAGAAACTCCACAGGAGGAGAAAGTAATGCAGGCGTCTACTTCGGAAGTTAGTTCAGAGCAGTTGAAGAGCATTTTGTCTTCGTATTTTAATGTGAAAGACGCTTTGGTGAATACAGATGCAAAGGAAGCAAAATCTGCTTTAGCCAAGTTGTTGGAGAGTGTTGGCTCAGAATTTGAGCAAATCAAGTCATTAACAAAAGAAATGCATGACCAAGAAGATGTTGAGGAAATCCGTTCTGGTTTTGATGATTTAAGTCAAGAGGTTTATGCATTAGTTAAAGATAATGCAGAAAGTAAAGATCAAAAAGTGTATAAGCAATTTTGCCCGATGGCATTTAATAATGAAGGCGCATTTTGGTTAAGTGATAAAGAAGAAATCCGTAATCCATATTTTGGTGATAAAATGCTGAAGTGTGGTAAGGTTCAAGAAGAGCTATAA
- the trxA gene encoding thioredoxin — protein MASTVEITDSNFEEILKSDQPVLVDFWAEWCGPCKMIGPLVEELAGDYDGKAVIGKVNVDENPNVSAKFGIRSIPTLLVFKGGEVVDKQIGAVPKQVLADKINAQMA, from the coding sequence ATGGCAAGTACTGTAGAAATAACTGACAGCAATTTTGAAGAAATATTAAAATCAGACCAACCAGTATTGGTTGACTTCTGGGCAGAGTGGTGTGGACCTTGTAAAATGATCGGCCCATTGGTCGAAGAATTAGCCGGAGACTATGATGGAAAAGCGGTAATTGGAAAAGTCAACGTTGACGAAAATCCTAATGTGTCTGCTAAGTTCGGAATCAGGAGCATTCCTACTTTGTTGGTTTTCAAAGGAGGAGAAGTTGTGGATAAGCAAATTGGTGCAGTTCCAAAACAGGTTTTAGCTGACAAAATTAATGCTCAAATGGCTTAA
- the argH gene encoding argininosuccinate lyase, translating into MKIWQKNTDSLKEIEQFTIGKDTEFDLLLAPYDVLGSIAHITMLAKIQLISDNEFEALSKELKNIYQEIQGGKFQIQEGVEDIHSQIEFLLTERLGDIGKKIHSGRSRNDQVLVDLKLFYRDKVKEIVESSKQLFDLLLHLAEKHKQDLMPGYTHTQLAMPSSFGLWFSSFAESLAEDMDILFAAFQIIDKNPLGSAAGYGSSFPLDRTFTTEILGFSDMHHNVINAQSSRGKTEKTLAFALSAVGGTLNRMASDICLFMNQHFAFVSFPDEFTTGSSIMPHKKNPDVMELVRAKSNQLHAIPNAIILNDTNLTTGYHRDKQLLKEYIFPGIETTLDCLNITHFMLKEIKLEQNILEDKKYQYLFSVEEVNRLVKSGISFRDAYKKVGLDIDKGDFKAAAQLDHIHEGSIGNLCLEEINEKMQSKIKRFNFSMIELSKGRLLG; encoded by the coding sequence ATGAAGATCTGGCAAAAAAACACGGACTCCTTAAAAGAAATAGAACAGTTCACCATTGGGAAAGATACTGAATTTGATCTTCTATTAGCTCCATATGATGTATTGGGCTCCATAGCACATATAACTATGTTAGCGAAAATTCAGCTAATATCTGACAACGAGTTCGAGGCTCTATCGAAAGAATTAAAAAATATCTATCAAGAAATTCAAGGAGGTAAATTCCAAATTCAGGAAGGTGTTGAGGATATCCACAGCCAAATCGAGTTTTTGTTAACGGAAAGATTAGGAGATATAGGGAAGAAAATCCATAGTGGACGATCAAGAAATGATCAAGTACTTGTGGATTTAAAATTGTTTTATCGGGATAAAGTCAAAGAAATAGTAGAGTCCAGCAAGCAATTATTTGATCTTTTGCTGCACCTTGCTGAAAAACATAAACAGGACTTGATGCCCGGCTATACTCATACTCAGCTGGCTATGCCCTCTTCGTTTGGCTTATGGTTCAGTAGTTTTGCTGAGTCTTTGGCGGAGGACATGGATATCCTGTTTGCCGCCTTTCAAATTATAGATAAAAACCCCTTAGGTTCGGCTGCCGGTTATGGTTCATCCTTCCCACTAGATAGAACCTTCACCACTGAAATACTGGGCTTTTCAGACATGCACCACAATGTAATTAATGCTCAAAGCAGTAGAGGGAAAACCGAAAAAACTCTAGCATTTGCATTGAGTGCTGTTGGAGGTACGCTTAACAGAATGGCATCAGACATTTGTCTTTTTATGAATCAGCATTTCGCTTTTGTTAGCTTCCCAGATGAATTCACAACTGGTAGTAGCATAATGCCACATAAAAAAAATCCTGATGTTATGGAACTCGTGCGTGCAAAAAGTAATCAACTGCATGCCATCCCAAATGCCATTATATTGAATGATACCAATTTAACTACAGGCTACCATCGCGATAAGCAATTATTGAAGGAATACATTTTTCCTGGTATCGAAACCACTTTGGATTGCTTAAATATCACACACTTTATGTTAAAAGAAATTAAACTGGAGCAAAATATTTTGGAAGATAAAAAATATCAATACCTATTTAGTGTGGAAGAAGTAAACAGATTGGTAAAAAGCGGTATATCCTTTAGAGATGCTTATAAAAAAGTGGGCTTGGATATAGATAAAGGAGATTTTAAGGCCGCAGCTCAACTAGACCATATTCATGAAGGGAGTATCGGGAATTTATGTTTGGAAGAGATTAATGAAAAGATGCAATCTAAAATCAAACGTTTTAATTTTAGTATGATTGAGCTTAGTAAAGGAAGATTGCTGGGGTAA
- a CDS encoding M20 family metallo-hydrolase — MENTQLIDLKAKAIQLLKELITIDSFSKEEDKTADAIGHFLNSESVSFKRIGNNLIAYNFHFNEQKPSILLNSHHDTVKPNVSYTKNPFEAIEEGGKLYGLGSNDAGASLVSLIVTFLFFYPKDIPYNLIFIASAEEEISGQNGISRALEQIPICEVAIVGEPTEMKLAVAEKGLLVIDAVAKGKAGHAARDEGENAIYKAMEDILKVRDFKFKKSSKYLGENKVSATLIKAGQQHNVVPDVCEFTLDVRITDAYTLEEAFEELQSQLQSELKARSFRLQSSFLPEKHKIMEVAIVLGLERFGSPTLSDQALIPFDSVKIGPGKSERSHTADEFIEIKEIEEGIEIYIQLLERYMNHQNTTK; from the coding sequence ATGGAAAATACTCAACTCATAGACTTGAAAGCTAAAGCCATTCAATTATTAAAAGAATTGATAACAATTGACTCTTTCAGCAAAGAAGAGGATAAAACTGCTGATGCAATAGGGCATTTCCTGAACAGTGAATCAGTGAGTTTTAAGCGGATAGGCAATAACCTAATCGCCTATAATTTTCATTTTAATGAGCAAAAGCCTTCCATTTTGCTTAATTCTCATCATGATACAGTAAAACCAAATGTAAGCTATACCAAAAATCCATTTGAGGCAATAGAGGAAGGTGGAAAACTTTATGGGTTAGGAAGTAATGATGCCGGAGCTTCATTGGTAAGTTTAATTGTCACTTTTCTATTTTTTTATCCTAAAGATATTCCCTACAACCTCATTTTTATCGCTTCCGCAGAAGAAGAAATAAGTGGACAAAATGGAATCAGCAGAGCGCTTGAACAAATTCCGATATGCGAAGTGGCCATAGTAGGCGAACCGACAGAAATGAAACTGGCAGTAGCAGAGAAAGGCTTATTGGTAATAGATGCCGTTGCAAAGGGAAAAGCCGGACATGCTGCCAGAGACGAAGGAGAAAATGCCATCTATAAAGCTATGGAAGACATTCTGAAAGTCAGGGATTTTAAATTTAAAAAATCATCAAAATATTTAGGCGAGAATAAAGTAAGCGCCACATTGATAAAAGCAGGACAGCAGCACAATGTCGTGCCTGATGTTTGTGAATTCACTTTGGATGTTAGGATTACGGATGCTTATACTTTAGAGGAAGCCTTTGAAGAATTACAAAGCCAATTACAAAGCGAATTAAAAGCTAGATCATTCAGATTACAAAGCTCTTTTCTTCCTGAAAAGCACAAAATAATGGAAGTAGCGATAGTATTAGGATTGGAAAGATTCGGAAGCCCAACTTTATCTGATCAGGCACTTATTCCATTTGACTCCGTAAAAATCGGTCCGGGGAAATCGGAACGCTCTCATACTGCAGATGAATTTATTGAAATAAAAGAAATTGAAGAAGGCATTGAAATTTACATTCAATTGCTGGAAAGATACATGAACCATCAAAATACCACAAAATGA
- the argB gene encoding acetylglutamate kinase: protein MKNKEVVNIIKIGGKTIDNEEALAQFITSFSKIPGQKILVHGGGILANQIGEKMGISPHFHEGRRITDEETLNLITMVYGGLINKKIVAKLQALKVNAIGLSGADANLLKAEKRAVKTIDYGFAGDIQKVNKDFLESLLTQKLTPVICPITHNGKGQLLNTNGDTIAMEIACALQTQFEVNLWLCFDKKGVLLDVDDEKSIIPQLNPKSYAELLSKSLIYDGMKPKLENAFQALKSGVSKIRIGSADDIDKAIADQKTGTFICA, encoded by the coding sequence ATGAAGAATAAAGAAGTCGTGAATATCATTAAAATAGGAGGAAAAACCATTGATAATGAAGAAGCTTTAGCTCAGTTTATCACATCCTTTTCCAAAATACCAGGACAGAAAATCTTGGTTCATGGCGGTGGAATTTTGGCAAATCAAATAGGTGAAAAAATGGGGATATCGCCTCATTTTCATGAAGGCAGAAGAATAACTGATGAAGAGACGCTCAATTTAATCACCATGGTTTATGGCGGATTGATCAATAAAAAGATAGTAGCCAAACTTCAAGCATTAAAAGTGAATGCAATTGGCTTGAGTGGTGCGGATGCAAATTTGCTTAAGGCAGAAAAAAGAGCAGTAAAAACGATTGATTATGGCTTTGCAGGAGATATTCAAAAAGTAAATAAGGACTTCCTTGAAAGCCTATTAACGCAAAAATTAACTCCTGTCATTTGCCCGATTACGCATAACGGAAAAGGGCAATTACTGAATACCAATGGCGACACAATTGCCATGGAAATTGCCTGTGCCTTGCAAACGCAGTTTGAAGTGAATTTATGGCTATGCTTTGATAAAAAAGGAGTTTTGTTGGATGTTGACGATGAGAAATCAATTATTCCACAACTAAACCCTAAATCTTATGCAGAACTTTTGTCTAAATCCTTGATTTATGACGGCATGAAACCAAAATTAGAGAATGCATTTCAAGCTTTAAAATCTGGAGTATCAAAAATAAGAATTGGGTCGGCAGATGATATCGATAAAGCAATAGCCGATCAAAAAACAGGAACCTTTATTTGTGCATAA
- a CDS encoding acetylornithine carbamoyltransferase, translating to MQNFIKFETQSTAEKLIQSALQFKEKPFLQKELGKDLRIGLIFLNPSLRTRVSTQIAAKNLGMEAIVFNIDKEGWALEFEEGVIMNENKAEHIKEAASVLGNYFDILAIRAFPILTDKKQDIADKVIHQFIKYSQIPVVSLESSSRHPLQSLADMMSIEETWKQHSKPKIVLSWAPHVKALPHAVPNSFAEWALGMNHDLTITQPKGYELDEHFTNGAKIEYDQEKAVADADFVYVKNWSSYHDYGNLPKVEGDWLLKSHHLKESAKIMHCLPVRRNLELADELLDGNKSLVPLQAENRIYAAQAVLFEIISQIKAGNAN from the coding sequence ATGCAAAATTTTATAAAATTTGAAACTCAATCCACTGCTGAAAAATTAATTCAATCAGCCCTTCAATTTAAGGAAAAGCCTTTTTTGCAAAAAGAATTGGGCAAAGACCTTAGAATAGGACTAATTTTTCTAAACCCAAGTTTGAGAACCCGTGTGAGCACACAAATTGCCGCCAAAAATCTCGGTATGGAGGCTATTGTTTTCAATATCGACAAAGAAGGCTGGGCACTGGAATTTGAAGAAGGCGTCATCATGAATGAAAACAAAGCAGAGCACATCAAAGAAGCGGCATCAGTATTAGGTAACTATTTTGATATCTTGGCTATTCGTGCCTTCCCCATTTTAACAGATAAAAAACAGGATATAGCGGATAAGGTTATCCATCAATTTATCAAATATAGCCAAATCCCGGTAGTGAGTTTGGAAAGCTCAAGTCGCCACCCGCTCCAATCTTTAGCTGATATGATGAGCATTGAAGAAACTTGGAAACAGCATTCAAAACCAAAAATAGTTTTAAGCTGGGCACCACATGTAAAGGCACTACCTCATGCAGTTCCCAATTCTTTTGCAGAATGGGCGCTAGGGATGAATCATGACCTGACCATCACTCAACCTAAGGGGTATGAATTGGATGAGCATTTCACAAATGGAGCAAAAATTGAATATGATCAAGAAAAAGCTGTAGCAGATGCGGATTTTGTGTACGTCAAAAACTGGAGCAGTTACCATGATTATGGAAATTTACCGAAAGTAGAAGGCGATTGGCTTTTAAAAAGTCATCATCTAAAAGAAAGTGCCAAAATTATGCATTGCCTGCCGGTAAGAAGAAATCTGGAATTGGCCGATGAACTTTTGGATGGCAATAAAAGTCTAGTGCCTTTACAAGCTGAAAATAGAATTTACGCAGCTCAGGCTGTGCTTTTTGAAATTATTTCTCAAATCAAAGCCGGAAATGCTAATTAA
- the argC gene encoding N-acetyl-gamma-glutamyl-phosphate reductase encodes MDKLKAGIVGAAGYAGGELIRLLLHHPKVELDFVLSNSQNGMKVSKVHTDLLGETELTFSNCLKESAQVIFLAMPHGKSEKFLKQNKVADDVLIIDLSTDFRNETEGFVYGLSEVFQDKIKSSKRIANPGCFATAIQMALAPAIAKSWVQQSIHVSGITGSTGAGTIPSETTHFSRRNQNVSSYKLFEHQHLHEVKQTFTQLDSNFKEDILFVPYRGNFSRGILITAYFPFKGNLEEAKKKFIKYYKSSSFVHISDDLIDLKQVVNTNKCLLHLEVKSGQLIITSIIDNLLKGAAGQAVQNMNLHLGWEQALGLQLKATAY; translated from the coding sequence ATGGATAAGTTAAAAGCAGGAATAGTGGGTGCTGCAGGCTATGCTGGAGGTGAATTGATAAGATTATTGTTACATCATCCGAAAGTAGAACTGGATTTTGTTTTGAGCAATAGCCAAAATGGAATGAAAGTAAGCAAAGTGCATACCGACTTACTTGGAGAAACTGAGTTGACCTTTAGCAATTGCTTGAAAGAAAGTGCTCAGGTGATTTTTTTGGCGATGCCCCATGGGAAATCAGAAAAATTCTTGAAGCAAAATAAAGTAGCGGATGATGTTTTAATCATTGACCTAAGTACAGATTTCCGAAATGAAACGGAAGGTTTTGTCTATGGACTCAGCGAAGTATTTCAGGATAAAATCAAATCATCAAAGCGCATTGCCAATCCGGGTTGCTTTGCCACAGCAATTCAAATGGCTTTGGCACCTGCTATTGCCAAATCTTGGGTGCAGCAAAGCATTCATGTAAGTGGTATTACGGGAAGCACTGGAGCAGGCACAATTCCATCAGAAACTACTCATTTTAGCAGGAGAAATCAGAATGTATCTTCTTATAAGTTATTCGAACATCAGCATTTGCATGAAGTCAAGCAGACTTTCACTCAATTGGATTCAAATTTCAAGGAAGACATCCTGTTTGTACCCTATAGAGGGAATTTCTCAAGAGGGATTTTAATAACTGCCTATTTTCCTTTTAAAGGAAATCTTGAAGAAGCAAAAAAGAAATTTATAAAATATTACAAATCCTCAAGCTTTGTTCATATATCTGATGACTTAATTGATTTGAAACAAGTGGTCAATACCAACAAATGTCTATTGCATCTTGAAGTAAAATCAGGTCAGTTGATTATTACTTCCATCATCGACAATCTTCTGAAAGGAGCTGCAGGACAAGCAGTACAAAACATGAATCTACATTTAGGCTGGGAGCAAGCCTTAGGATTACAACTAAAAGCCACAGCTTATTAA